A genomic region of Bradyrhizobium sp. CCGB12 contains the following coding sequences:
- a CDS encoding ABC transporter substrate-binding protein — protein sequence MRGFGRLLSVLACCLSTGAWAGDKSNTVKIGVLTDMTGVFSDLTGNGSVEAAKMAIEKFGSKINGRPVELVFADHQNKADVGLGILRRWYQVDDVDAVFDFANSAVALGAVEITKEFNRVMVPSGVGATDLTGSKCSPNTIHWTWDSYGNANALVKSVMHQGGKKWFFVTVDYAFGHSLEENFTRFVKAAGGTVLGSVRHPLNTSDFSSYLLTAQSSGADVIVLASGGADLSNAIKQAREFGITSDKYKIVAPQFNLAVVHAAGLDATQGLLAAGSMNWTQNDTTRAFATELAKRNKGIHPDALQGGVYSSVLAYLGAVEKVGSTDGKKVVDYLKSGPVKDPLLGNGVVRADGRMTHPVQIFRVKTPKESKEPWDYFQTIDEIPGDQAFRPLRESECPLVKASR from the coding sequence GTGAGAGGATTTGGGAGATTACTGAGCGTACTGGCCTGCTGCCTGTCAACCGGCGCCTGGGCCGGCGACAAGTCGAACACGGTCAAGATCGGCGTTCTGACCGACATGACAGGGGTCTTCTCGGACCTGACCGGCAACGGTTCGGTCGAGGCCGCCAAGATGGCAATCGAGAAGTTCGGCAGTAAGATCAATGGTCGCCCGGTCGAACTTGTTTTTGCCGACCACCAGAACAAGGCCGACGTCGGCCTTGGCATTCTTCGTCGCTGGTATCAGGTCGACGACGTCGATGCCGTCTTCGACTTCGCCAATTCGGCAGTCGCGCTCGGCGCTGTCGAGATCACTAAGGAATTCAATCGGGTGATGGTGCCCTCCGGCGTCGGCGCAACCGATCTGACCGGCTCCAAATGCTCACCTAACACGATCCACTGGACCTGGGATTCCTATGGGAACGCCAACGCACTGGTGAAGAGCGTGATGCACCAGGGCGGCAAAAAGTGGTTCTTCGTCACGGTCGACTATGCCTTCGGTCACAGCCTGGAGGAGAATTTCACCAGGTTCGTCAAGGCCGCCGGCGGCACCGTGCTGGGCTCGGTGCGCCACCCGCTCAACACCTCTGACTTCAGCTCCTACCTCCTGACGGCACAGTCGTCCGGTGCCGACGTGATCGTTCTCGCCAGCGGAGGCGCGGACCTCTCGAACGCCATCAAGCAGGCGCGCGAATTCGGTATCACCTCCGACAAGTACAAGATCGTCGCGCCGCAGTTCAACCTCGCCGTGGTGCACGCGGCGGGCCTCGACGCGACGCAGGGGCTGCTCGCCGCCGGCAGCATGAACTGGACCCAGAACGATACGACGCGCGCGTTCGCGACGGAACTCGCCAAGCGCAACAAAGGCATTCACCCCGACGCGCTGCAGGGAGGCGTCTATTCGTCCGTGCTGGCTTATCTCGGCGCGGTCGAGAAGGTTGGGAGCACCGACGGCAAGAAAGTGGTCGACTATCTCAAGTCGGGCCCGGTGAAGGATCCTTTGCTGGGCAACGGCGTCGTTCGCGCCGACGGCCGCATGACCCATCCGGTGCAGATCTTTCGGGTGAAGACCCCGAAGGAATCGAAGGAACCGTGGGATTACTTCCAGACGATCGACGAAATCCCCGGCGATCAGGCGTTCCGCCCGCTGAGAGAGAGCGAGTGCCCGCTCGTCAAAGCCTCACGATGA
- a CDS encoding DUF1932 domain-containing protein → MPARQSLTMTGTPSVALVGLGEVGTSFAGALLEQGVDLKVASRASPRAAASARRLGIDIDENIERTVSAAEIVLLTITGDGLSDVVARIAPVLKERAILADLTAADPPHVIAAADMLGKNRARFVDVAIMGAVSLHGIRTPLLASGTMATDFATTMDALGFSVSAREGSAVGDASSLKLLRSLFAKGLDALVVESMLAAEALGLRQDLIALLSDFDQRPLRDHIDMYLRTHPPHAGRRLVEMKLAEAQLTSLGLKSLTTRATIDRYRQTTDLVREASKVPPADALAALQWLLAAELAAAGKSKSNKN, encoded by the coding sequence GTGCCCGCTCGTCAAAGCCTCACGATGACAGGCACCCCTTCGGTCGCACTCGTCGGCTTGGGCGAGGTCGGCACCAGCTTTGCCGGCGCCTTGCTCGAACAGGGTGTCGACCTCAAAGTCGCGTCGCGGGCCTCTCCGCGCGCGGCCGCCTCTGCGAGGAGGCTCGGCATCGATATCGACGAGAACATCGAGCGTACGGTAAGCGCGGCCGAGATCGTGCTTCTGACCATCACCGGCGACGGACTTAGCGACGTCGTCGCCAGGATCGCGCCGGTGCTGAAGGAACGGGCGATCCTGGCCGACCTGACCGCGGCCGATCCGCCGCACGTCATTGCCGCCGCCGATATGCTCGGCAAGAACCGAGCGCGTTTCGTCGACGTGGCGATCATGGGCGCGGTAAGCCTGCACGGCATTCGCACCCCCTTGTTGGCGTCCGGGACAATGGCAACAGACTTTGCGACGACGATGGATGCGCTCGGCTTCTCCGTCTCGGCGCGCGAGGGTTCAGCGGTTGGCGATGCCTCGAGCCTGAAGCTGCTTCGAAGTCTGTTTGCGAAAGGCCTTGACGCGCTTGTCGTGGAGTCGATGCTGGCTGCGGAGGCGCTCGGCCTGCGCCAGGACCTCATTGCGCTACTTAGTGATTTCGACCAGCGTCCCCTGCGCGATCACATCGACATGTATCTGCGAACCCATCCGCCGCACGCAGGCCGGCGACTGGTGGAGATGAAGCTGGCGGAAGCGCAACTGACGTCGCTCGGGCTGAAGAGTTTGACCACGCGCGCGACCATCGATCGCTACCGTCAAACGACCGACCTGGTTCGCGAAGCCTCTAAAGTGCCACCGGCCGACGCACTGGCGGCCTTGCAATGGCTACTGGCTGCCGAGTTGGCCGCCGCTGGCAAGTCCAAGAGCAACAAGAACTGA
- a CDS encoding Ldh family oxidoreductase: protein MASNETHAQERLIHVPADILKRQIELVLSAWGMTPDKIDVIADLLVETDLRGIESHGASMLPLYDKMRRAGGLNMTPTTKIVRENAATALIDGDAGLGHPVAVEAMNLAVKKCKRIGIGAVSVVNSHHFGATGLYAEMAARKGAIALVTSSARTVAVIPTGGTTPVLGTNPIAFAAPASRGDPFLLDMSTSAVAANKVKVYAYHQTPLPVGWVVDGAGRPVSDPKEGFRMCMESDVGGLMPMGGTRETGTHKGYGLAVMAQLLGSTLAGGSFSPFRSRDAKPGAPDNIGHFFLALDPAFFRDSGSFEDGVSDILDHLRGTPAIDPENPVIVAGELEFTRRAERLKTGIPLNDAFLDEVRTVAKSAGVDFILDSKVQ from the coding sequence ATGGCTTCGAACGAGACACACGCGCAGGAGCGGTTGATCCACGTCCCTGCCGATATCCTCAAGAGACAGATCGAGCTGGTCTTGTCTGCATGGGGCATGACGCCGGATAAGATCGACGTGATCGCGGACCTGCTGGTCGAGACCGATCTTCGTGGCATCGAATCGCATGGCGCCTCCATGCTGCCGCTATACGACAAGATGCGCCGCGCAGGCGGTCTCAACATGACGCCGACAACGAAGATCGTACGGGAGAATGCCGCCACCGCCCTCATCGACGGCGACGCCGGTCTCGGCCATCCCGTCGCCGTCGAGGCGATGAACCTCGCGGTCAAGAAGTGCAAGAGGATTGGGATCGGCGCCGTCTCGGTGGTGAACTCGCACCATTTCGGAGCGACCGGGCTTTATGCCGAGATGGCTGCGCGCAAAGGCGCCATTGCGCTGGTCACGTCATCGGCACGCACTGTCGCGGTAATCCCGACGGGTGGCACCACGCCGGTGCTAGGCACCAACCCGATCGCCTTCGCAGCTCCGGCAAGCAGGGGCGATCCATTTCTCCTGGACATGTCGACGTCAGCCGTCGCTGCCAACAAGGTCAAGGTGTACGCCTACCACCAAACGCCGCTTCCCGTGGGTTGGGTCGTTGACGGCGCCGGCCGGCCCGTCTCGGATCCAAAGGAAGGCTTCCGGATGTGCATGGAGAGCGACGTCGGCGGTCTGATGCCGATGGGCGGCACGCGTGAAACGGGCACGCACAAGGGCTATGGCCTTGCCGTGATGGCGCAATTGCTCGGCAGCACGCTCGCCGGCGGCTCATTCTCGCCATTTCGCAGCCGGGATGCGAAGCCCGGCGCTCCCGACAACATCGGCCATTTTTTTCTCGCGCTTGATCCGGCGTTTTTCCGCGACAGCGGCTCGTTTGAGGACGGCGTCAGTGACATCCTGGACCATTTGCGCGGCACCCCGGCCATCGATCCCGAAAATCCCGTGATCGTCGCCGGCGAGCTGGAGTTCACGCGCAGGGCCGAACGCCTCAAGACTGGCATCCCGCTCAACGACGCATTTCTTGATGAAGTCAGGACTGTCGCAAAGAGCGCAGGCGTCGACTTCATCCTCGATTCAAAGGTGCAATAG
- a CDS encoding amidohydrolase, producing the protein MLHFDGIIKDCLEPRPASVPNRIKVPAGAWETHAHVIGAASNYPFVAGRHFNPPPASPSDFVAMLDSVGIQYGVVVQVSVHGTDNRLLVQALQAYPNRLCGVAVIDPAITDKEVATLKEAGVRGIRILDIVGGGVGLQNLEILADRCAEVGWHIQVATRGETYPKIVDRLLKLRAPFIIDHMGWCAAANGVDSLEFQTVLHIVRNSNCYVKLSGGFRLSAQPYPFRDVIPFAQALIAASPDRMVWGSDWPHVGLYDPAAVPDVGQILDGLADYAADAGQQHKIMVSNPARFYGAPVASSK; encoded by the coding sequence ATGCTTCACTTCGATGGGATCATCAAAGACTGTCTCGAACCACGCCCCGCGTCGGTTCCCAATCGGATCAAGGTTCCCGCCGGCGCCTGGGAAACGCACGCACACGTCATCGGCGCCGCCTCCAACTATCCGTTCGTCGCCGGGCGTCACTTCAACCCGCCGCCGGCCTCGCCATCCGACTTCGTCGCGATGCTCGACAGCGTCGGCATACAGTATGGCGTTGTCGTGCAGGTATCGGTGCACGGCACCGACAATCGCCTGCTTGTGCAGGCATTGCAGGCATACCCGAACAGGCTCTGCGGCGTTGCCGTGATTGACCCCGCCATCACCGACAAAGAGGTCGCCACCCTCAAGGAAGCCGGTGTGCGCGGCATCCGTATTCTCGATATCGTCGGCGGCGGCGTCGGCTTGCAGAACCTCGAGATCCTCGCGGATCGCTGCGCGGAGGTGGGCTGGCATATCCAGGTGGCCACCCGCGGCGAGACCTACCCAAAGATCGTCGATCGCCTTTTGAAGCTACGGGCTCCCTTCATCATCGACCACATGGGATGGTGCGCAGCGGCAAACGGGGTCGACAGTCTGGAATTCCAGACAGTGCTTCACATCGTTCGAAACTCGAACTGCTATGTGAAACTATCCGGTGGCTTCAGGCTGTCGGCACAACCATATCCTTTCAGGGATGTCATTCCGTTTGCGCAGGCGTTGATAGCTGCCAGCCCGGATCGGATGGTTTGGGGAAGTGACTGGCCCCATGTCGGACTCTACGATCCTGCAGCAGTTCCGGACGTCGGCCAGATTCTCGACGGGCTGGCCGATTATGCGGCCGATGCCGGCCAGCAGCACAAGATAATGGTGTCCAATCCGGCGCGGTTCTACGGGGCACCGGTAGCCTCGTCGAAATGA
- a CDS encoding ABC transporter substrate-binding protein encodes MSRKSITRRSFVGAAAATALAPCITPAKAAGPIRVISHRQPALEYYTDQMKKALPEGQVSVELMPIDKEVELASITLSSRSDAIDVAYLNDTTMQKFAASGWLQPLDDLWAKYKDEFKLDDFPKSVIESISYNGRIYSMPILTNTEMFFYREDLFRDNGLALPKTMQDYMEAAKKLHQGRVSGTVMTLKPVDGCLTRRIGT; translated from the coding sequence ATGAGCCGGAAATCGATCACCCGCAGATCCTTTGTGGGGGCGGCCGCTGCAACAGCCCTCGCGCCTTGCATCACACCCGCGAAGGCGGCGGGACCGATCCGGGTCATCAGCCATCGTCAACCAGCTCTGGAATACTACACGGACCAGATGAAGAAGGCCCTGCCCGAGGGTCAGGTCTCGGTCGAACTCATGCCCATCGACAAGGAGGTCGAGCTGGCCTCGATTACGCTGTCGTCCCGCTCCGACGCGATCGATGTCGCCTATCTCAACGACACTACAATGCAGAAATTCGCGGCCAGCGGCTGGCTGCAGCCGCTGGATGACCTCTGGGCGAAGTACAAGGACGAATTCAAGCTCGATGACTTCCCGAAATCGGTCATCGAATCGATCAGCTACAACGGCCGTATCTATTCGATGCCGATCCTGACCAACACAGAGATGTTCTTCTACCGTGAGGATCTGTTCAGAGATAACGGCCTCGCTCTCCCAAAGACGATGCAAGATTATATGGAAGCCGCAAAAAAGCTTCATCAGGGCCGCGTCTCCGGAACGGTCATGACATTGAAGCCAGTCGACGGCTGCCTAACGAGACGCATTGGTACCTGA
- a CDS encoding extracellular solute-binding protein, with protein MFNQPAGVNAITMMKQMTAFAPRGFTSAANDESTINLQQGLAAMGLQWFTRAASMDDEKKSRFVGKINWIAPPGGGQRIANDGFAISKYSSKDKDAVFKMVATAASQKSMQKGAEFAMPPRLSVLEDPELSKKYRWYPGARASLEVGKPFPSMPDFLDVGAIVTRYILQAVTNEKDVKAALDQAAQETTELLQTRGYYK; from the coding sequence ATCTTCAATCAGCCGGCCGGCGTGAACGCCATCACCATGATGAAGCAGATGACGGCATTCGCCCCTCGCGGCTTTACGTCGGCAGCCAACGACGAATCGACCATCAATCTACAGCAGGGCCTCGCCGCGATGGGCCTGCAATGGTTCACGCGCGCTGCGTCAATGGATGATGAGAAGAAATCGCGCTTCGTCGGCAAGATAAACTGGATCGCACCACCGGGCGGTGGCCAGCGTATCGCCAATGACGGCTTTGCTATCTCGAAATACTCGTCCAAGGACAAGGATGCCGTCTTCAAGATGGTCGCTACGGCGGCCAGTCAGAAAAGCATGCAGAAGGGCGCGGAGTTCGCAATGCCGCCACGCCTTTCCGTGCTCGAGGATCCGGAGCTTTCCAAGAAGTATCGGTGGTATCCCGGCGCCCGGGCCTCTCTCGAGGTCGGAAAGCCGTTTCCCTCGATGCCGGATTTCCTCGACGTGGGGGCTATCGTGACACGGTACATCCTGCAGGCCGTAACCAACGAGAAGGACGTCAAGGCCGCTCTGGATCAGGCCGCGCAGGAAACCACCGAATTGCTGCAAACGCGCGGCTACTATAAGTAA
- a CDS encoding carbohydrate ABC transporter permease produces MRWQRGLWLFLVPSFGLMTVVLLWPLGYAVYLSTFDYHLGSPGMRFVGLANYTQLLSEPRFWQSLWTTIGIALGSVAVEFGLGFALALALYRLTFSTRVFMILLFLPHIITPVVATLFLKWILTSNWGLIDATLATFNINPPDWLGNPVWARICVVLADAWIFTPFVMLVLYAALQTLDQAQIEAAKIDGAGGWRIIRHVVLPSLVPVIVFTVSVRLMDVFRFFDTIYVLTGGGPGTATETITMYTYQLGFQLLQVGKASALGIITLVIVAAIIATFSSILQRGYGRN; encoded by the coding sequence ATGCGTTGGCAGCGCGGCCTATGGCTGTTTCTGGTCCCGAGCTTTGGCCTGATGACGGTCGTTCTTCTGTGGCCCCTCGGATACGCGGTCTATCTGAGCACGTTCGATTATCATCTCGGCTCCCCGGGGATGCGCTTCGTCGGCCTGGCGAACTACACGCAGTTGCTGAGTGAACCACGCTTCTGGCAATCGCTATGGACCACCATCGGCATCGCTCTGGGATCGGTCGCCGTCGAATTCGGGCTCGGCTTTGCGCTCGCGCTCGCGCTCTATAGGCTGACCTTCAGTACGCGCGTGTTCATGATCCTCCTCTTCTTGCCGCACATCATTACGCCTGTGGTGGCGACGCTGTTCCTGAAGTGGATCCTGACGTCCAACTGGGGTCTCATCGACGCAACGCTGGCGACCTTCAACATTAATCCGCCGGACTGGCTCGGCAATCCGGTTTGGGCGCGGATCTGCGTCGTGCTCGCCGACGCCTGGATCTTTACGCCCTTCGTCATGCTCGTGCTTTACGCGGCTTTGCAGACGCTCGACCAGGCACAAATAGAGGCAGCAAAGATCGATGGAGCCGGCGGCTGGCGTATTATCCGCCATGTCGTGCTTCCATCGCTCGTGCCGGTGATCGTGTTCACGGTGTCCGTCAGGCTCATGGATGTCTTCCGCTTCTTCGACACCATCTACGTCCTTACCGGCGGCGGTCCTGGCACAGCGACGGAGACGATCACGATGTACACCTACCAGCTGGGTTTCCAGCTGCTGCAGGTCGGAAAAGCATCGGCTCTCGGGATCATCACGCTCGTCATCGTCGCCGCGATCATCGCGACGTTCAGCAGCATCCTGCAACGCGGTTATGGACGAAATTGA
- a CDS encoding carbohydrate ABC transporter permease codes for MTKVRNQTLLFTGLAAFTFLNLVPLIWAALTSFKNPADAFTVPPTIIFEPTFEYHRQVWLERGFVHYLINSLIVSAGTVLISIPIGSLAAYALSRMPQRRASPILFALFTIRMFPHMLLAIPFFVMGSFLNMIDTYPLLIMALVAINQPFTIWLMYGFFLDIPRELDEAAAIDGCNPWQTFRIVILPLARPGLTVAALFSLLLSYNEFLFALVLTGIRTKTLPVAIASFGGEDVSDWSISAAGAIGIMLPIVLIMIFVQRHLVRGLTIGAVKG; via the coding sequence ATGACGAAGGTACGTAACCAGACGCTGCTCTTCACAGGACTGGCGGCGTTCACCTTCTTGAACCTTGTCCCGCTGATCTGGGCCGCCCTGACGTCATTCAAGAACCCGGCAGACGCGTTCACGGTGCCTCCTACGATCATTTTCGAACCGACGTTCGAATATCATCGGCAGGTCTGGCTCGAACGCGGCTTCGTCCACTACCTCATCAACAGCCTGATCGTTTCGGCTGGCACAGTCCTGATCTCGATCCCGATCGGCAGCTTGGCAGCCTACGCGCTGTCGCGCATGCCGCAGCGCCGCGCCTCCCCTATCCTGTTCGCTCTGTTCACGATCCGCATGTTCCCTCACATGCTGCTGGCCATCCCGTTCTTCGTGATGGGCAGCTTCCTGAACATGATCGACACTTATCCTCTCCTGATCATGGCGCTTGTCGCGATCAATCAGCCCTTCACGATCTGGCTCATGTACGGCTTCTTTCTGGATATTCCCCGTGAGCTCGACGAAGCGGCAGCCATCGACGGTTGCAACCCGTGGCAAACGTTCCGGATCGTTATCCTGCCGCTGGCGCGCCCCGGGCTGACCGTCGCGGCGCTGTTCAGCCTGCTCCTGTCGTACAACGAGTTTCTCTTCGCTCTCGTTCTGACGGGCATTCGAACCAAGACGCTGCCGGTCGCGATTGCATCCTTCGGTGGAGAGGATGTGAGCGACTGGTCGATTTCGGCCGCAGGCGCCATCGGCATCATGTTGCCGATCGTCTTGATCATGATCTTCGTCCAGCGCCATCTCGTGCGTGGCCTCACCATCGGTGCCGTCAAAGGCTGA